The sequence ACGGCAAAGTAACATCGAAAATATACTCTTACCCTAAGTAGCAGTAGGACCACTGACTCTTGTCCATTGACCAAAGTCTCTGCGGTCCAAGGTACTGTGGATCGTTGGATCACCATGCGCATCAACAGGGGTACATGGGCTCGACTCGTCACAGTCTCCCTTTTAGGGGCGGCAGACTTGGCGTGTTCGGTCCATTTGAGCAAAGAATCACAAGCGCTCTTGGATCAATCCATGAGCATCCTGGATGACATTTACGATGTTGATGCGGGCTACGTGAATTGGTTCTACTATCCACTGGCGGCAGGTGCACACGAGACCCGTTCGAGCGTGTGGTACGCGGTCGGTCTGCTGCAGCGAAATCAAGACGATGATCGCGACGAGGCAATTCGTATTCTGACAAATGTCATCGGTGGACAAGAGAGGAACACCTCGGTGCTGTGGTATGGGGATTATACGGTGTATCCGGAACAGCCGACGGTAGGCAGTCCGGCGTATGCTCCTGATGTAAGTGAATagtttgtttctttttccccctgtCTTCTATGGGACAATGTGCAGAAAgtggaagggagggggaagattaaaaaaaaagaagcctGAAAAGCTCAATACTAAATCATTCCAATTCTAGATTTACAATACCTATGATCCCAACTGGAGAGGCTTCATTGGAACCGCCTTGATCCTCATCTATGAGGAGTTCGGTCACCTCCTGCCCACCGGGGTCAAACAGCTCGTTGTCGACAGTCTGTACAACAACACCGTCGGCGATAGTTATCGCGTCGGTGGAGTCGACAATGATAACCTCTACCCGGCGTATTCCAATGCCTGGCTCATGCGCACCATCACGACCGCCTGGACCGGCCACCAGGTGCAGGATGCGAATATGACCGCCGCCGCGAATGCCGACGCGCAGTCATTCCTCGACCTCTTCGATGGGAATCATACATTGTCAGAGTTCAACGGGCCCACCTACGCCGGAGTCTCTTTGTATGCCTTGACCATTGCCGCCAAGTATCTCCCATCCAATAGTTCCCTGATTGGACACCATGCCGCCCGACTGGTTCAAGATATCTGGGAGACAGAGTCACAGCTCTGGAACCCCAACATGAGAAATCTGGCAGGGCCCTGGGATCGATCATACGGGTACGATATGAACAGATACGTCGCCATCATGTCCCTCTGGGTATGGTCCCTCGTCGGCAAGGAACATGCCTGGCGGTCCAAGACCCCGATATGGACCATGGCGCACGCTGATGACTTTGAGATCTCCCCCTTGGTGGCGATCCTCTCGGGATTCCAGCGGACCTTGCTCCCCGAGACGGTTCTGAAGAGACTCACTGCGTTTACTGGGGAGCGTACATATACGGGTCATGCATTCGCACCACCGGCCGACTACGAGCCGCGGAATATCTCTACATGGATTTCTGCGAATCTCACAATTGGAACCGCCTCGTTCAATCAGAGTGTTCTCGGCGGCTACTCCAAGGATTCCTCGTCGTTCTCGCCCTCCGTCGTGCAGTGGACTCGTCCCGCCGGTTCGATCGGGTATTTCAATCTCTATCCGACGGAGACGGCCTTGCGCGCAGAGGTCAGCCCGTATGCGCTGAATCTGACCTATCCCAACGGCAATGACACGAGTCGGTTCACGTTTGCCCTGGCGGTGAACCCTCTGGGCGGGAAGCGAGATGTCTCGGGATTAGAGGATGTCGATGGTCTGAAGATCGACGTGGTCGGGGGCTCGGTGAACCCGGTGCCTGAGATCTCGTTCTGCGGTCTTGTGGGCGGCACGTGTAATGTGATCCAGTAAGTGGTTGAGTAGTTCATCCTCGGCCCATTGTGTCTCTTGATTCGGGAGGGATGGGCGATCGTgtgaagaggtgagttgaGATGATTGGATGAGAGCCAAGCTGATGGTCTATACTGCCTTTAGCAACTTTGAGTTTTGGAACGTGACTTTCTCCATGGACAAGGGGAGTTCGGCCATGCCAAGTATCCTGTTCAAATTCTCTCTTCCGTGATTGTGAACACGGAAGCCCTTGCTATCCGCAAGTGACAAGGCCTGAACGCGGAGCTGGACCTGAACTTCCCAAAGAGAAGCAGAGGCAGATGTGCTGGATTCCGTCTGTGCTGGGTAGACCGGGATCTTTTTCCGACGGAAGTTGGATGCGAAGAAGACTCGTGGACTGGTGAAAGGACATGTCAGGACCATCAACCTGAGCGGCGGATTGCGGAAAACCAAGAGACAATCTTGGACCTTTCCCATGGAAACATTTCAATcttggaagaaatggaagtcTACGAGTGAAGGGCCTAGTCCTACGACATGTCATCTGCTACACGATTGTCCGAAATAGATATGTGCCACAGGTACACTCGACGCATCGTATTGTCGGGCCAGAGAATTAAAGTAACAGAACAGGAGAGCATTGAACGAGAAATTCCTTCTCTCAATCGCACGCACATGCAAGAGGCAAAAACAGTCGAGTAAGATTTTTTCGAGACCACCATATCACCCAATCCAAAGCAGATTATGATACACCCGtagggaagaaggaaaaagaaaaaaaaaaagagaagacgaTAAAAAAACGCCAGCTAGTTTGCACTTGCGGATCTGTCAGATCCCCTCACGGTCCCGAAGAAacatcaaaagagaaaaacgcCATCATGTCCGAAGAGTCGCCCAATGCAGAGGTGTGAAAGAAGCAGACGTGATCCTAACTGGGCAAAAAAAGTCGAcccacgaggaagaaaacACAAGGAAATGATATGGAAGGATGCCCTCGAGTGAATGAGATGGCTTTTGTGTTTTGTAGGAAACGAGTTCCGCCTAATTGCCCTGTCCTGGAGGCGGGGGCTGGCTGCCAGGCTGCTGTGCGTTGCCCATCATGAAGCCCGGAGGCAAGAAAGGCATAGCAGGCATTCCAGGGAAGTTGAAACCATAGGCAGGGACGGCAGGAGGAACACCCGGGTTGGGCGCACCCGACATGTCGTGTTGATCATGACCCTGACCCTGACCCTGGCCGTGTGAGCCGTGGGCGGGACCACTGTATCCATCGCGGTCAAAGCGACCCCGGCCACCGCCACCGAATCGTTGCGGGCCTTGTTCGTGACCACCGCGGGACGAAATAGGGCCCCGGCGGCCGCCGGTGTCAGTGGCGATGCGGCGACTGATCGCCTTGGATGACACACCGGCACCAATCTCAATGTCTGGTTCTTCAACAACCATGCCCGACTCGATGGGTCGACCACCGGTGCCTCCATACTCGGCAGTCAGCATCCACTTGCGATCGGCCTCGGTCAAACGCTCAATAGGAATCACACTAATTCCGGTCTGGTAGTCACTGCAGTCACGGGGTCCGAAGCCAACACCCCAACGGGTGCGCAACTGCATCTCCCCCTGTCGGTAGGACTCCATGCCATCACGGGCCGCAACCGCATCGGGGCGGCTGATCATCTTGATGAAGGCGTGACGCTTGTCGACGTTGACGATGCAGGTCTGGACGATACCGAACTGGCCAAAGAGAGAGCGCAGGTGTGCCTCGGAGGAAGTCACGCCACCGACAAAGAGGGTGCGGCTCAGAACCTTGATGTTGCCCTGGCCGATGGAGTAGTCCCATTCAATCAGCTTAGGACCGGGAGGGGGCAGGTTAGGATCCTTGTTgcgctgaggagaaggagtgCGACGGCGGCGGCCTCCAGGGGGGCTGCGTTGACGATAGTCACCTCCGCCCCGACGACCTCCACGAGCGTCACGGGGGTCACCTCGGCGGCCAGGGGAATCCCCGTGGTATTCGCCGTACACAGGGCTGTCacggcgacgaggaggggAAGCAGTGCGACGACGGTCCCAGCCAGGGGAGCGGGAACGGCGACGGTAACCGTTTGGGGAGCGAGGGAAGTCACGATCGCGATCGCGGTCACGGTCGTCACGGCCTTGAGCGTCCGGCTGGCCCcagccaccagcaccagcgGGAGCAGGCGCCTGTCCGGGCATCATCGGGAACCCGGGGATCGGTGCGGCGGGATTTGCACCACCCATCGCTCCAGACATGTTGAGGAGCTGAAGGGCAGTGGCCCACTGGTCCTGGGGAATGCCTTGGGTGGACAGGAATTGCAGCAGCTGAAGTTGTTGAGAAAATGCATTTCCATCCGGCATACCAGGCATCGCACCCGGCTGCTGCGACATCATAGCGGCCAACGGATTAGGAGCGGCGGTCAAAGGGTTGGGAGTGTTGCTCTGACTTTGAGGCTGAGCGGGCATGGCCGGATTCTGCGCCATGCCAGCGAGAGCGGCATATGGGTTTGCAGTCATGGCGGCATACGGATTGGCCGCAGGGGTGGCCGATGAAGATTCAGCGGAGGGAATAGGAGGGATGACGCCCGTCAAAGCAGCCAGTGGGTTTGGGGGAGCAGGAGCTGCCGGGGCGACTGGGGCGGCGGGAGTAGCGGCGGCAGTGGAGCTCTGCTTGGCCATGTCGGCGAGAGCCTTCAGGATACTGGAAGTGTCGGGGGCCGCTCCGGACCCGTTGGCGGAaggttgagattgagactGAGCGATAGGGCCACCGAGTAGATTGGAGCCCGGTGCAGGGGACCCCTCGGGAGTCGTAGATTCGACGTCTGTAGGAGATACTCGATCAGTCCGGTGCTTGGCGCGATTGAAATGAGACAGGGAGGCGAGACAAACGACTTACTCTGTGCCGGCGCATTCAGTTTCTCGCGGAACGAGGCTAACATGGTGGTGGGGAAAGTACCGCCACGCTCCCAGATGTCAATGAgctttttgatcttctcctACAAGGCAAACTTTGTGTAAGCGAACGTGTCCAACGACGAAAAACATCGCAGACGACCAATCTAAGAGCTGACACTCCTAGCCCCTGGCAAGGCTCATTCGACCCTCAATGGTGAATAACGAATACCATGGGCAAAAGGAAAGACGCAACCACGAGGGATACCAAAGTGTAAGACCGTCAGCCCCAACATAGAGTTCGGTTTGAGTCTATCAAAAGACCACGGTCCACCCTGGCGTGCAGGTCTAATGCATACAAAGCATACGAGTTGTAACAGAAAGACGGGATCGAGAATTCATGAAAGGCGCAGATGCATGCAAAATTTATGTGCATCTCAGGTTCATTAAAACGTACCTTTTGATCGTTGGGGGCGTTGTTAATGATGTCGGTCATCAATACCGGTAACAATTCAGTCACTCGATTCACACCAGCCGCGAATGTTCCATCCGGAGCCGCGCTTCCAGAGGGCTGGGCAGCTTTGCGTGCGAGTTCTACCCATTGTCGGGTTACGGAGTCTACGACGTAGAGTACGCCCAGCTTGTGAGTACCCGGAGTCTTCTTGAAGTGAGTGTAGATTTTCTGGATCAAGACAGATTCATTCTGCAAATTTTAATCAGCAAACTGTGGGAACTCTCGAGAGGTATTGTGGCTCAGGCACCATATCTTGAATGGTGTCCGGCAAAACGTACCTGGACGTTGGCAGTGCATAGCGCTGTGATACCCTGAATCTTGGTACCAGAGACACCAGGTGGCTTTAAAGCCAGCATGGATTGGAGATAATTCTCCAGTTCTGCTACAGCCGAAGACATGGCGTTCTGTCTGCCAGGGAGTGACGATGTAGTTGATTAAAAGACCAGCAACGCAAATCCTTGAGTCCCGGCGGAGAGGGTTGTTTTGTCTGAAGTCGAGGACACTAGAGCGGAGCGACAATAGTGCAGGCACTGATGAGAATCAGTCTCCAGATGGCTAGTGAGCGATATCTGAGTTCACAGCCAATACTGCAAGATTCGCACTACTtccaagagaagaagatccgTGTGTGGAAAGATGTGGTACAACTGAAAGATCTTGAGAGCGCCTAAGGAGATAAAATCCAAGTCGGAGTGTCTCTCGCTATGTTCTTATGAGCTGACCACGGATGTGAGGTGAGGCCTTGGATTTTGGTTTGCTGCCCGCAGATTTGGGGGGGAAGTTTCTTCACACTACAGCACGAGCGTGTTCACTGAGAGATCAGAGAAACTGCCGCCTACAGCTGAGATACAGCCTAAAGCGAGAAGACCGAAATGGAGGATTGTCCCGAGGGGTCCAGAGCACTCGAAGGAGATGCGGGAGCCTGGCGAATGTACGGTACGAGTGTACGATGTACTGAGTACTGGGGTCCAACCTAAAGCGCACTGTGCCCGAAAAAGAGATCCTTTTTTCTGCTCTTTGCTGCCTCGGATGGGCCGGATTTACAGAATTTAGGTAATCCGTGCGTGTTgtcgagatggagatgatggaaaaaaaggatgagGAGGTCGATAGAAATGAGCGGAAtgcaagagagaagaggaaggggatgatgcggaagagaaagggaaggTTGGAGGATCGGGTAGAAGAGGACTGGTCGTAaggctttttcttttgcaagGTTTGCATTAGCGTGCGTTTGTATTTCTGGCCCTAGTCTCCTTTGGGATTCTATCACGTGATATGGGGCgcctctccccttcctttGGGCATGTGGCTAAAGTCACATGATGGCGCTAATGCCAAGGCGTGCCGGTACCTAGCAACACTGACGTACTGTGGGTATGCTGGGGTGTAATAGTGATGTGCTATGTGCATGTCAAATGTATGTAGAGCTTATAAGAGATCAGAAAAGTACATCACTACTCATGATCCAGAGGACATACAGCTCTTAAGTGTGTCTAATCTTGGTGATTCACGATCACCTTAAATCGTCAATTTAGTCATGTGACAGGCACCGGCGTCACCTAGGGTGTAGCCCCCCATGTATGTACGCCGAATATATACACGCTTGACTTCCATGCTCCGTCCATCCATTCGGTCACACTGCCACTTTCCATAAGTTCCAATAGACTCGTTTCATCTCCTCCGAGATCGATACAGAATATTTTGATAAGACAACCGTCACTAATTGTGTTATCTCAAAGTCAATGTACTCCTTGCTGAAGTACCACGATCTTCCCCCTTGACAATGCCTCAAGCTTCCGTTCTCGGTGAACCATTTCAGAAACTCCCGGCTAGATTCGGGGAGCCAGCGCTACGAAGGAAACATGGAAATGTTGTTCTCCTCAAACGAAAGTAAGAGGATTCAAATCAATGCTCAACTAAAAATGAGACTGAAGTGACGAATCACTTCGTTTGCATATAGGTAGAATTCCTGAGAACCATGTTGCTTCAATACTGATTTAAATGCCTTGTCCTTTATGGTACATGACTACATATCGCGTGTCGAGCGCACCCTCCACTGGTAGTCTTGTATAGTGTACAGCTTTACAAAGCGTTGTTGGTGCTGTAGAGATGCGTAGAAAATAAATTGCCCATGTTTACATAGGTTGAAATCATTTGTAGCCACCGTTCAGACCACCGTAGTCAGATCGCAATGCCGAGGATGCTCGCACGAAATCTTCGGGGTTCCGGATGGCGGCACGGGACAAAAGCCAACGACTTGCCGACGTCACTGCCCTGCATCAACCAGAGGAACTCGTATGTAAAGTAAATACCGTAATAAATACAATCAGGTGACTGTCTGTGTGTGCCTGTTTGGTATTTTTGCACCCCCTGACAGGAAGGTCGCCCATTGGCAGCTACAGTACTACCAAACGCGGCCAGGGCAACACGTCTCTATATGCAACCGGAAGTCCTGGTACACTTCCATCTAAAGAATATTGTGAATGGAGCAACATCGAGGCTTGTCATCCCCGAATTATGTCCGGAGTCACTTTGAACAAGTATGCGCTGCGGCGCGAAAACGAGCAACAAAATGCGGAATGATATCATCATAGCGCTGTATGTTGGTGCCAGTGGGCGAAATATCTACATTTGCATGTGCTTTTACAGCCGTCTGTGCAGCAGTGATACTTTGCCTGTTGACTCTTCAGTACTACGTAGATGCCACTCGACTCGGGTCTGTTCGACAACATAGACTTGCCCTTCTATCGCTCGCGAGGGGCCATCTGTGGGAATGGTCACCCAGATCACCAAATGTCGATCTCCACAGGCCCGTAAAGAGCAGTCTCAACTTGGAAGACTTTGCGCGAGCGCACTACGAAGAAATGAACGATCTACCGGCAGGCCGACCTGGTGAGTGGAGCCTCATGTTCTTCGGTCGCCCACCTCGGTCACTGTCCTACTGGAAGACCAATACGGCGCTGATACAATACTTGAGAGCCATACTTTCCGAGAGATACCGAGTTTTTCTGACAACTTTCATCAAAATTACGAAAAGTCGCATGGTCTCtttcaccaccaccgtaaCCTGTTCCTTCCGCTGTCCGCCAGCCCGTAAGCCGAATTCCCGCGAAAATCACCCCAAAGGGTAACGGGCCACAGAAAATGCGCAAAAAGGGAAACTCACGGGGTCCCGAATCTGACCATACCGGCGGTAATTACCAGCTTGGACAGAatccgagaaaaaaaaacccagCGAAATCCAGGGAGCTCTCGGAATGGATTTCTTCTGCCTTCCCCCgtatttctttctttctccttccttCTTAACCTGATCACCTTCCTCCAGATTCCCCCATATCCTTgaaatcttcttttttcggaTATTCACCATTCACAATGGCCACCTCTCTTCGGATCGGTACCTCCGCTCTGCGGGCCTCCTTTGCGAAGCCCGTCCAGACTGCTGCTCTGAACGGTGCTCGCTGCTACTCCGccgccaaggtcaaggtaTGTGATGGACCAAGCTTGCTTCCACCTGCTCTAGCGGCAGCAAGGCTCAATTGACATGCTGACGTGCCGGTAATAGTCCCTGAAGGACACCTTCGCCGACGGTCTGCCcgccgagattgagaaggtcaagaagctgCGCAAGTATGTCGACGATATTTCCCAGTCCACAGTCTCTCTACTGCCGCGAGAATCGTCGCTAATCATCGCATTACTCTAGGGAGCACGGCCACAAGGTCATTGGCGAGGTTACTCTCGACCAGGCTTACGGCGGTGCCCGTGGTATCAAGTCCCTTGTTTGGGAGGTAAGTCAACACGGGTGTCTTGGATATGTCACTTTCATGGCATCGAAACCATACCCTTTCCATCCTTCCAAAGCATCATCTTACTGACATTAATACTCTAGGGCTCTGTCCTCGACTCTGAGGAGGGTATCCGCTTCCGTGGCTACACTGTAAGATGATCCTGCATGGAATGCGCCCACTCAACAACCGTGGGAGTGGCTGACCGCTgactttttctcccctcttatcTTAGATCCCCGACCTCCAGAAGCTGCTCCCCAAGGCTCCTGGTGGTGAGGAGCCCCTGCCTGAGGGTCTCTTCTGGCTCCTCCTGACTGGCGAGATCCCCTCCGAGCAGCAGGTCCGCGCCCTCTCTGCTGAGTGGGCTGCCCGCTCCGATGTTCCCGCCTTCGTTGAGGAGCTCATCGACCGCTGCCCCAGCACCCTCCACCCCATGGCTCAGTTCTCTTTGGCTGTGACCGCTCTGGAGCACGAGTCCTCCTTCGCCAAGGCCTACGCCAAGGGTATCAACAAGAAGGACTACTGGAGCTACACCTTCGAGGACTCCATGGACCTGATCGCCAAGCTGCCCACCATTGCCTCCAAGATCTACCGCAACGTCTTCAAGGACGGCAAGGTTGCCCCCATTCAGAAGGACAAGGATTACTCCTTCAACTTGGCCAACCAgctcggcttcggcggcAACAAGGACTTTGTTGAGCTGATGCGTCTGTACCTGACCATCCACTCCGACCACGAGGGTGGTAACGTCTCCGCCCACACCACCCACTTGGTCGGCAGTGCTCTGAGCTCCCCCATGCTCTCTCTGTCTGCTGGTCTCCAGGGTCTGGCTGGTCCTCTCCACGGTCTTGCTAACCAGGAGGTCCTGAACTGGCTCaccgagatgaagaaggccatCGGCAACGACCTCAGCGACCAGTCCATCAAGGATTACCTCTGGTCCACCCTGAACTCCGGCCGTGTCGTCCCTGGCTACGGCCACGCCGTCCTCCGCAAGACTGACCCCCGCTACATGTCTCAGCGCGAGTTTGCTCTCCGCAAGCTGCCCGATGACGAGATGTTCAAGCTGGTCAGCCAGGTCTACAAGATCGCCCCCGGTGTCCTGACCGAGCAcggcaagaccaagaaccCCTACCCCAACGTCGATGCCCACTCCGGTGTCCTCCTCCAGTACTACGGTCTGACCGAGGCCAACTACTACACCGTCCTGTTCGGTGTGTCCCGTGCTCTGGGTGTCCTGCCCCAGCTGATCATTGACCGTGCTTTCGGCATGCCCATCGAGCGTCCCAAGTCCTTCAGCACCGAGGCCTACGCCAAGCTTGTTGGCGCCAAGCTGTAAAAAGTTGGACTTCTTCCCACCCCTTTCTCTTATATTTGATGAAGTGAGATGTTAGGGAGAACCCGACCCGCCGCTGCCTCACGGTAGTGGGTGGTGTGCGGGCAAGGGGGACCTCGTGtattatttctttttgtcttggaTACTCTTATTTTATGTTGTATGATAGGACTTGATCAGTTCGAGCGGGCCTTGGAACAGCACTTCCTCCATTTTTGATATCTCTTTTTTAAACATAGAAAACCAATCTACATGGAATTTGGTCACGCTGATCATGGGTTTGTGCCATTGGGAGATGGGGAGATACTTCCAATCGATCTTCGCGTGAATGCTcgatggggggggggggggaagacgaGAGATGTGGCGCACAGTGGGTGAAGATACTTGCTGGAATGTAGGAAGCTGTCCGAGAGCTCGCCACGCATACCGTTCCGCCTGGCGGACCTATCCTCAATCGACGAGTCCATTGGAGGTGTCTTTGATGCGGCCTTAACATGAATCATGCAGGTGACTTCATACTGGGCGGCAGACCCATGCAAAACAATATACTGCATTCGGAGTGTAGTACCGTCACCACAGACACCATTGGCCAATTGTACCCactgttttcttttttttttgttctgaCGACTACGATGGTAGAATCGAGCACCGGAATTGTCCTGAATTGTTGGGGGGACCCGCTTGGGGCGATTGGAGGCTCTTGAGCTCTCAACCGCCCTCACCGACCCACTCAACCGGCtggaaaggggaagagaaaatcaaaaataaAGATCGAAAATCCGGACGAGATGAAATTGAGATCAAAGGTCATAGTCAGATCGCACTGGGTAGATGAGAGATTGGTACATGTAGATCTGGAAAagcaaataaaaaaaattccgCTCGACACATGGATGATCGGAGGGCCATTGTACAGTGCGGGAATTTTTGGGTCATGGGTGAAGTGCTTACTTGGTAGGGAATGTGAGAGAGCGCAGAAGCCCGAGGTCTCCCGGCTTCGTGTTGAAGGTCCAAACCGCGAAACAGCTGTAGAGAATTGGccatattttttttctttttcatcggGAGAAAGAGCACAAGATCATAAGTCAGTCTGAACAGGAGAACGTTCACCGCATGAAATACTGTTCCTTCAACCGTCGCCGGCAAGCGGGTCCAAGTGTTCGCAGTCAAGCTTGAGGATCAATCCACAGTTCATGAGGGCACTTGGTGAAGGGCCCGTATCTTCCAATGTCAATAGCGATGACCGATCTAGATGCTTTGGGTTGAGTGTCTATTGATTGGATCGTGACGGCTGTCATCACCGACGCACCGTAATCATCGAGCGTGTCTTCTCATCATGGAGCAGCCATGGTGGACGATTGTATCCCAAAACAGTCGGTATGGGAGGTACCCAGTACCCGATGGTCTGAGCGGAGATGGGTCCAGCAGCAAAGTACCCAGTACCGACTTCTGGGTGGAGGCACCACTCCCCAAACTTAGATCAGGTTACCTGGACTCGAGACGGTCTCGAATGAGTAGCAGCATGGGTCTGGCACATCGAGAAGAATCGTCtcacgaggaagagagataaTGCTCAGTTGCGTCAGCAGTGGCACTGATTCCCTTGTCAGTCGCTGTGGGATCGACACTTTTCCCTCGATAGGATCTTCGAGCTTCGGAAATGGTACAGCATCCTGTCCGAGTCTTCAACGGAGTTGTGCCTGAGTGCACGAGTGCATCGTAAGGATCGTCCGGAGGAGGATGATCTCCGCAGAGGGTACTTGCCGAGCAGGCAACAAATGCATGCCGGTCGAGGTACCGTCCTCCGCAGTCTACAGTCTGCGTCGACCGTCCAGTCCAGTACCCGAACCTACTTGGTACACCTCAGcaccccctctccctcaaCCTTTCGTTGCTGACTTTCACCTTTATAAGACTATTGGACCTCTCCACGTCTGTCTCTTTTTGGTTTCCGTCTTCCTTAACACTGCTCTTCACAATCTCCCAACCCACCCCCTTCTCTCACCCCATCCTTCTCGCGACGAAGCCCCT comes from Penicillium oxalicum strain HP7-1 chromosome I, whole genome shotgun sequence and encodes:
- a CDS encoding Citrate synthase encodes the protein MATSLRIGTSALRASFAKPVQTAALNGARCYSAAKVKSLKDTFADGLPAEIEKVKKLRKEHGHKVIGEVTLDQAYGGARGIKSLVWEGSVLDSEEGIRFRGYTIPDLQKLLPKAPGGEEPLPEGLFWLLLTGEIPSEQQVRALSAEWAARSDVPAFVEELIDRCPSTLHPMAQFSLAVTALEHESSFAKAYAKGINKKDYWSYTFEDSMDLIAKLPTIASKIYRNVFKDGKVAPIQKDKDYSFNLANQLGFGGNKDFVELMRLYLTIHSDHEGGNVSAHTTHLVGSALSSPMLSLSAGLQGLAGPLHGLANQEVLNWLTEMKKAIGNDLSDQSIKDYLWSTLNSGRVVPGYGHAVLRKTDPRYMSQREFALRKLPDDEMFKLVSQVYKIAPGVLTEHGKTKNPYPNVDAHSGVLLQYYGLTEANYYTVLFGVSRALGVLPQLIIDRAFGMPIERPKSFSTEAYAKLVGAKL